Proteins encoded together in one Cellulomonas gilvus ATCC 13127 window:
- the rnc gene encoding ribonuclease III, producing MSAAATDLLEKLGVHLDPELLVLALTHRSFAHEAGGIPTNERLEFLGDTVLGLVVTESLYRRRPDEPEGALAKMRAATVSQRGLAAVARELDLGRYVLLGKGEIATGGRDKDSILSDTLEALFGAVYLTHGLEHARTVVEKLVGPTLEAAAGLGAGLDWKTSLQELAAALGLGAPSYEVTGTGPDHARTFTAHAVVGGEVHGTGTGPAKKVAEQQAAEAAFLALRARADEPCPQDAEVEQRSTSTR from the coding sequence ATGAGCGCGGCAGCCACCGACCTTCTCGAGAAGCTCGGGGTCCACCTGGACCCCGAGCTTCTCGTGCTCGCGCTGACGCACCGGTCGTTCGCGCACGAGGCGGGTGGCATCCCCACCAACGAGCGCCTCGAGTTCCTGGGGGACACCGTGCTCGGCCTGGTCGTCACGGAGTCGCTGTACCGCCGCCGCCCCGACGAGCCCGAGGGCGCGCTCGCCAAGATGCGCGCCGCGACGGTGTCGCAGCGCGGCCTGGCCGCGGTGGCGCGCGAGCTCGACCTGGGCCGGTACGTGCTGCTGGGCAAGGGCGAGATCGCCACGGGCGGCCGGGACAAGGACTCGATCCTGTCCGACACGCTCGAGGCCCTGTTCGGCGCGGTGTACCTCACGCACGGGCTCGAGCACGCGCGCACCGTCGTCGAGAAGCTCGTGGGTCCCACCCTCGAGGCCGCGGCCGGGCTCGGCGCGGGCCTGGACTGGAAGACGTCGTTGCAGGAGCTCGCGGCCGCACTCGGGCTCGGGGCACCCTCGTACGAGGTCACGGGGACCGGCCCGGACCACGCGCGGACGTTCACGGCGCACGCGGTCGTGGGCGGTGAGGTGCACGGCACCGGGACGGGCCCGGCCAAGAAGGTCGCCGAGCAGCAGGCCGCCGAGGCCGCGTTCCTGGCCCTGCGCGCGCGGGCCGACGAGCCCTGCCCGCAGGACGCCGAGGTCGAGCAGCGCTCG
- the rpmF gene encoding 50S ribosomal protein L32: protein MAVPKRKMSRSNTRARRSQWKTTATTLSTCPNCRADKRPHTACQSCGTYNGRQYAEALRSEFDAR from the coding sequence GTGGCGGTTCCGAAGCGCAAGATGTCGCGCAGCAACACCCGTGCGCGTCGGTCGCAGTGGAAGACCACTGCCACGACGCTCAGCACCTGCCCGAACTGCAGGGCCGACAAGCGGCCGCACACGGCGTGCCAGTCGTGCGGCACGTACAACGGCCGTCAGTACGCCGAGGCGCTGCGCAGCGAGTTCGACGCCCGCTGA